In Dreissena polymorpha isolate Duluth1 chromosome 11, UMN_Dpol_1.0, whole genome shotgun sequence, the genomic window agatagggtagaaagcatacttgtcttgtttatgaaagtttaatgtgtttccatttttgttcaaatatataaagtgtatcattgtttagggctatttctttttcaatttgaatcttcagttttaaataagtGATGAAGCAGTTAATTGTAGGCAgttgttttctgcatttcatactgaatataaaatatttcatcaatataattatgtaattcacagcgttattaacctcttgtatttttaaggtatttactcccaaactgatgtctaagagagagagtttaacatttaattgttgtttctctagaaaggttgtcaattgattccatagagattgaatatgtttacactcccagaaaaggtgttctattgtttcaatatgttcactacacagtAGATGATCTATATGGCATGACGAATATTTGTtcccaattaaattctttttctcttagaaggttttgccatttagtttgagctttagagatttcggcatggtttttatttgaagtgtgtaaaatattttgttcgttttggtttgttttgcaattatgttttttaagaatgcttttgagtacatggtgtattatttatAGTGGTAGCAGCATTAATATGTattggtatacttttgatcaatgtgtagtacatcagaaAATTACTTGTGGGTATTCCGactatgtagcataagttatcaaaagaatagaagtcgtttattctgaagttgtacaattgatctacatattttctGTTTCGTTCGAAGTTTCGAACCAATccttatagaaaaacgttttattgttagtagctatgtctttattgttccatagaatgagTTTACTGTCTATTTTGGTTTTCTAAATTATTAGTAACtctacaccatgccgatagaacattcgatagaaatatgtttttggttgaaaattcatccaagatattattgtcgatattacattaaaaaagtaatgagtcaacatatttttttaagaattttctggtaaaatattttccatttactcgtattggtattatcaaaatatcttttaacccaactgcatttgattgcattcaggaatgaatctatatcaGTTAGTCTTacacctccatattctactgattcaattaattgagttcgtttaattttatcaggtttaccgtcccatatgaaattaaatatttctgatttaatatcttcaataatatcatttggtggatttgggagaactgttagtgtataaatcagtaaaaaggtgattagcgtttatttcgtatttaaattcgctttatatctcgactttactccccgcaaatttccTTAGTGGaaccctaattaggtcattccgctaagacattttgcaccgagtaaagtcgagatatagagcgaatattactatgaaatcaaagccagtaactttctttcgTATATGGCTTTAAAGTGAGCGGactaaacaaatataatacaagtaatacagggtataaaacgacaaaaaatacctgcctcggcatggacgtcgccatcttgtttgtcacgtgattaccccctatGTTAAAgtgattagaaaaaaaaactgtataaacAGAGCACGTATGGGGATCTTTTGCACTTAACGGTATTCTTTATGTCAAATCGTCTGTGATTGGTCACTTAAtcgaaaaaacttgttaacatagTTGCCTTAAATTAACCAATCCATAATATCTTACGgtgtatttcaacaattaaatatttcattacatctgagattaaaaaataataaaaagtattaaagGATTCTAATGAAACGTCATGTAATGGCACTTGACTTTGAATAGAGCTGGATACGTGCATGGATTCTTTAACCCTTTGTTTTATCTTCCTTTTCAAAGCCTAACGACAAGTATAAAATGCATTGTAAACAAATGCATATACGTATTAATGGGGTACATTTAGAGTAATGttattcaataaacaaataaacttgTTTGTTTTCCCAACTCTGAAGGTGAATATCACAAGTATGTGTCAAATTGATACTCGTTGAGCTTTTTGAACTTACAGTTAAATAGCTTGTAAGATACCTACATGTATTTCACTTTCAGACGTATATTCCTCTGAGATATTCCCGGTAGGTTTTGATCACTTTTCAAAAGTATTAATTTTCAGGTATAGTATGATCTAAGAAAACTTGCTTTCTTTGTTCTTTTGAAATATGTTTACATGcttacattaattattttaaaacttaacgAAAACTGGATTCAAAATCCTCTTAACCGTTTGTGagacaaaatgaaataatgtacTGGCATGAAATTTCTGTCCTCTGCGTCCATACCCACCAGCTGTTTAGTGGCCGATGAACAATGTGAATACGGGCCTTGGTCGGTTGTCTTTAATgcaatacaaacattattatatgaccatgtattatattattgaatTCAACTGGGCTAATTTTGATCCTAAAACACTGGCTTAATTTGAATCGTATAACATAGCTAAAAGTTGCGAACTAGGCCTTATAATACTAACGTTTTTATCGCATACTACCGGTGACAAATCTTCATTGTGACTAACACTTTCCAACTCGTGCCGTCTTATCTTTAGCGTGATAGCATCCATCTAACCCCGTCAGAAACGTACACGAAGCGAGCTCAAATTCTAAAGCACTTGGACATATAACAGGACGGTCGTGGTATGTGATTGCTAATTTTCGTTAACGTTTTTACCAAAATCTTTAATAGTGTCTTATTTTATTACCCAAAAAGGCTGAACTATAATAAGTGAAACATCAGCTAGCAACGATCTATGTTTATAGGTGGGTGCAAATCCCATGATATACGGTACAATCCTAAAAAACCTAATAAAGTGTAtagttattatttgtatgaactgcaattcttatgattattatatatatactttatctaagatatattacaaaacaaataaagggaaataattcttacttaaaatatagggttatagttcttgtgcaaggcaattctcctcattgatatctatacacaatTGACGTTGTATGTTAATACAGTTAAAGAACCTGAGACACAGCCCTAAAAAGTTACAGCACATAATAACAACAACTGTCAGCAAGTCTTACTCAAGAAAGTGTGGGTTTATAGTTCTTGTGAATGGCACTTCTTCTAATTTCCTTCAACACACACATGCAATTTCATATTGAAACCTTTTATCTGAGATATATCCCTTAACAGTTTCATAATACAACAATTACAAATggtaataactcttatttaagaacgTGAAAGGTTATCTTTTTATTTATGGaccttctcctcattgatatatgtATACATCCATGAAGTATATATCATGTATAAGTTGATATCTTATACAGTTTCTGAGATACATCCCTAAAATGTTTGTGGCAGAGGGACGGGCAGAAGGAATGAGGGACGGACTAACTTACAACGCAATTCTATATCCCAACGCATTTTGCGGGGGATAAAAATGACACACATTTAGTTGGACAATATTTTCGGAAAAGCTCCGATCCGCGTTTGCTTAACAAGATCGGCCGTTTGAAACATAGTTTTAACAAAGTTACGCgtgctttaaagggaccttttcacgttttggcaaattgacaaaattaaaaaaaattgtttcagattcgcaaattttcgttcaaGTTATGatgtgtgaggaaatagtaattgctgaacatttaccatgctctaaaatatccattatatgcatcttttgacgatttaaaaatcagaaaattataaagcgttgcaacgcgaaacgattgaataatttggaaagttctgttgttgtcgttatattttgtgaaaatatgaagtttgcttatataaagtaaaaatacaacCCCCATAGcatgagtacggatggccgaatggtcttaGTGGAagatattttacttgtttttttagTGGAGATATTTAGgtccaatatttaaatttataaatataaaacatttaattacaaacttcaatacctgccaaaatctgtgaaaggccaCTTTAAAGaagtcattttatttattatttattaaaaccgttcatattttaatgttatatacAATGTACGGTAACTTTCACATTTTCGACAACTTTTCGATAAACATGGCAAAGTCACGAGCAAATTTCGcgttagttttatttttttataccacatttatatagcgcccttttcatacttgagatgtgcgttcaaagccGCTTTACATTTTtccccctgatcactgggtcataagtcgtccgttaacatcttggcgcagtatgcagccacggcacattggcttatttccctcacaggtacccatttatacacctagGTGGAGAgaagcagatgtgggataaatttcttgctcaaggaaattccagtggtcagggcgggattcgaacctgatacctctcgatccctaagccagtgtcctaccattagaccactgctcccacatttTGTTTCTTCAGAAACAACAAGAAGTATGTCGATGCCGTTCGTGATTACCTGCTGCATTTTGTTGCTGATATCTTCAGTCCATAGCCAGAACGCATGCGCAGACTTGGACACTCAGGCGTGCGCGCGCATGCATGCAACGCAACCGGGCCTCTGCGAAACGTCGCTTGCTGATTCGGCGTGCCCCGAATACTGTGGAAAATGTAGAATAGCTCTTAAATTGCGTAAACTTAATTCGTTCCTTTGAGACGCACGTCCTTTAGACCAGGATCAGCCACACAAgtatttcaaagttttttttgagaaaaatgccccgttcTATAGAGTTCTATCCCTATGTAATGTTTCTCTAAAGATTTACGTATTGCGTTAGATATAACGTATGATTTGACGATTGTTTTCTTCCAAATTTGGAAGGGCGTTTAATAAAGACGAGCATGAGTAcactaaaataacataaaagtgacattatttcaaaagtaaaattaatgttgtttttaccTGTAAACGAACGATCTGACAAATGATCTTGTCGCACATATAATAGTCAAATCAGGAACACGCAAACCGATCTCGGACATGTATGATTCAGGCTCCACGCTGCCGCCACAGACGACGACGGTCTTGCTGACAACGACGACAAAGCCGTGTGAGGACATCGACACGCTGGCCTGTCAAAAGATGCAACAAAGCAAACCAGACCTTTGCCTCGACGATAGTCTCGCTGAGCTCGCCTGTAAACGATTCTGTGGAAGATGCCGTAAGTGAACAAAGAACATTGTTTGTAATCTTGAAGTCGAGCAGTCGAGGGTGTTTAGCCCATGAATACCAATGGTGAATGTTAAACATACGTTCTGATATAATTACATATTAAACCATTAGAAATCATAACTCGACTGAAACagtattttttgtgtaaaaaaatagaACAGAAATATAGTTTTAAACATACGACTCAATATGATCAAACTGTATACACAGGAACTTAGTTGGAAATATAACACCAATGCGCCGTCACAAAACAGTTGACTTTGGTTTGAAGGTTTAAATGACTGAAATCTATTTTAAATACAACATAGATCtaataaatttatgcaaaaactcAGCTTTTAACGGCCCAtgaatagatttaattcggaactcgcgcgctgtgggttttttccaatatctgagcgcgcgcgggaggtacaaacattgtcattaatataGTAATGACCAGTTACGTCGATATACGATTTGCTTCCCcttcagtagtggataataagtattAAAACGAAAGTAGTGTTTCTTTTGGGAAATTTCAAAATTCAAGTCTTGTGTTgttattgctattattattaataaatacacataacaaatctaacactgatatTTAAATTCTAAATACATGTGCACCGTTCCGATGTACAGCAGCCTATACGAATGGGTACAGTAACTAACATCCTTAACagacatgaaaaacagactttgtcagctgtatggtaatgacaGAACCtatacaaattaaacacgatcgagattagtttaTCTAacgaaaaatgattaaatcatggtatttttatcaactataacgaacgtttgagcagaaaaagtggtgtttactattcagcgataagaaaaactattgattcactctcttaaaatatgctagtcagattttgtttgtacctaccgcgcgtgctcaaatatcggaaacaTCCggactggagagttccgaataacaactattacCTGGATCCTTCATAGCTTTTGCATGAGAAGCAGATATTGAATCTCTATAACTTATGTGCTTAAGTACGACACTTATGCTTATGTAGACAGATGCTTTCGTTTCTGGTAATCATTTAGTTAATCTTATATAACTATGTTTTAACTTGCATTTTGCATACAGTGCTTCCCATCATTTCCGTTCCGAGCTTTCACAAGATATAACACGAAAATGAGCTAATGATATTACACGTGGTAAgatggaatataaaaaatatctttctCACTAAAATTACTAAATAAAGTTCTGAGCCCAGTTACTAAAGTCTTATATCGGTACATCGTTGAGATTGTTTGTTCAGGAGCGCACTATTCTGTCATTGGTGACACTCCATGGTTATATAAATGAACAGAAGGCACTGCCTACTATGCAGCATTGTCGACTTAAAACAGTTGCACTCACATTCGTTGTAACAATTACCAGCGGAGACAAAAAAGTTCAGCAAAATCGCTGGATTCCCGAATATATTTGACTGCATAAACAGTAGAAACATCCGCATTCAGGCGCCGCATTATGGCTTCCTATAAAAACCGGAAAGGTTTTCATTGCATAAACACCCAAGCTGTCTGTGATAACCCAGGTAAACGTAATGCTTCATTGTTCAgtcattgcatatacatatactTGTATCATATAAATtatcaataaatacattttgatcatgtgatatattatttgtataaactTGTGTTTGCAAGATCCGAATTTATAGATccgaatttatattttaattagcaTTGTAAGTTTATTATAACTTACATTTTgttattcaataaataacaagagatgtgtttgtcagaaacacaatgcccccttatgcgccgctttgactt contains:
- the LOC127849601 gene encoding uncharacterized protein LOC127849601 isoform X2, giving the protein MSMPFVITCCILLLISSVHSQNACADLDTQACARMHATQPGLCETSLADSACPEYCGKCSTLPPQTTTVLLTTTTKPCEDIDTLACQKMQQSKPDLCLDDSLAELACKRFCGRCPVECYSCPTLVRSLSECRATTTCQVSEACYVMEVFDFDASHGFRAGCMPKDLCIPHNNELMVGRSSSTVHTSCCDTDRCNIPNCLWPNYAVDL